The Sulfolobus acidocaldarius DSM 639 genome has a window encoding:
- a CDS encoding S9 family peptidase, with translation MQKPEEAYSIRVIPDVKIVNKGILHTENKIEGEEYRSYIFLNFERITNKGYEASPTIRDDTLYYVNTKRNSLVMQKEFGQPEELFKLGKISKYTFHDKGILVIGEDKTDKKSPFVASKLKYRFDSRGLLRSRLSLYLFSHGELRKVVSGDFDVTDVATNGKRIIISATKEGDDYGLGDLYEVDVETGELKRITKGEGTVVAVAMNEKGEVAYLGHREGKTPWSTAKVILPELGITYQCGKTCGNHVLSDLFDGVKDRLIFEGDVIVSPGQEGGEAHLYLLSDGKSQKMTDGKIVVRSFDYKEGKLVYTYSTPEKPVVLYYEGQTYDPNPDVKGLSPQRVEVNGIEGWAIISGENNPTILFIHGGPHTAYGYAYFIEFQYFARNGYNVIYSNPRGSQGYGEEFAKACVGDWGGKDMNDLLLFVEEVKRKYNLKGKIGVTGGSYGGFMTNWLVTQTNVFSAAISERGISNLVSMCGTSDIGFWFNAVESGVTDPWTEESQMKLMRMSPIYYVKNVKTPTMLIHGEEDYRCPIEQSEQFFIALKMNGVDTILVRYQQDSHEHARRGKPKNMRDRLERKLEWFDKYLKK, from the coding sequence ATGCAAAAACCTGAAGAAGCGTATTCCATAAGGGTAATACCAGATGTAAAGATAGTAAATAAAGGTATTCTACATACTGAAAATAAAATAGAGGGAGAGGAATACAGGAGTTATATCTTCTTAAACTTTGAAAGGATAACTAACAAAGGGTACGAGGCATCACCTACTATTAGAGACGACACATTATACTACGTTAATACAAAAAGAAACTCTCTGGTCATGCAAAAAGAGTTCGGTCAACCCGAGGAGCTCTTCAAGCTGGGCAAGATATCAAAGTATACCTTCCATGACAAAGGAATTCTGGTAATAGGTGAGGATAAGACTGACAAAAAATCACCGTTCGTGGCGTCAAAGCTCAAATACCGATTTGACAGTAGGGGATTATTAAGAAGTAGACTCTCACTCTATTTATTTTCTCACGGCGAACTACGAAAAGTAGTCTCAGGCGATTTTGACGTGACTGATGTGGCGACAAACGGGAAGAGGATTATTATCTCAGCAACTAAAGAGGGTGACGATTACGGTTTAGGAGACCTTTATGAGGTAGATGTAGAAACTGGTGAACTGAAGAGGATTACAAAAGGTGAAGGAACTGTAGTTGCAGTTGCCATGAACGAGAAGGGTGAAGTCGCATATCTAGGTCATAGAGAGGGTAAAACACCATGGTCTACCGCTAAAGTTATTCTGCCTGAGCTAGGGATTACATATCAATGCGGTAAAACCTGTGGTAATCATGTGTTGTCTGATCTATTTGACGGTGTAAAAGATAGGCTAATTTTCGAAGGGGATGTTATAGTCTCCCCAGGTCAGGAGGGCGGGGAGGCTCACCTCTATCTGTTATCTGATGGTAAGAGCCAAAAGATGACAGACGGTAAAATAGTAGTGAGATCCTTTGACTACAAAGAGGGCAAACTAGTCTACACTTACTCTACACCTGAGAAGCCTGTAGTATTGTACTATGAGGGGCAAACTTATGACCCCAATCCTGATGTCAAGGGATTATCCCCCCAGAGGGTTGAAGTAAATGGTATTGAAGGATGGGCAATAATCTCTGGAGAGAACAATCCCACAATCCTATTCATCCATGGTGGTCCTCACACAGCCTATGGCTATGCTTATTTCATAGAGTTTCAGTATTTCGCTAGAAACGGATATAATGTAATTTACTCAAATCCCAGGGGAAGCCAAGGTTATGGAGAGGAGTTTGCTAAAGCCTGTGTAGGTGACTGGGGTGGAAAAGACATGAACGACTTGCTACTATTTGTTGAAGAGGTGAAGAGGAAGTACAATCTCAAGGGCAAAATAGGGGTCACTGGGGGATCTTATGGGGGTTTCATGACAAACTGGCTAGTGACACAGACTAACGTTTTCTCTGCTGCCATTAGTGAAAGAGGGATATCGAACTTAGTAAGCATGTGTGGTACTAGTGACATAGGTTTTTGGTTCAATGCTGTTGAATCTGGTGTGACCGACCCTTGGACTGAGGAATCCCAAATGAAGTTAATGAGAATGTCACCGATATATTACGTAAAGAACGTTAAGACTCCAACAATGCTAATACACGGTGAAGAGGATTACAGATGTCCCATAGAGCAATCTGAGCAATTCTTTATTGCACTCAAGATGAATGGTGTTGATACAATACTTGTGAGATATCAACAGGACAGCCATGAACACGCTAGGAGGGGAAAGCCTAAAAATATGAGAGACAGGCTGGAAAGGAAGCTAGAATGGTTCGATAAATATTTAAAGAAATAA